A genomic window from Silene latifolia isolate original U9 population chromosome Y, ASM4854445v1, whole genome shotgun sequence includes:
- the LOC141627537 gene encoding protein TORNADO 1-like — protein sequence MASNKNLKDLQWLLQRLESGSINLQNVSFILSQPTSSFYQETESSIKIHISKENKDFFSCLLTQLSTMYNDNNSSLRNMEFHRVHWKAEYLQSLRALLENNPGIKHIMFRRNGFGLDCLREFSEILKRDCNVKEIVFCESSIGPTGAELISEALKVNDNLEELQIWDDSIGLKGAEEISKMIEVNTSLKLLTVFDSSSLTAIPLISACLARNRDMEVHIWSKEKGERSTKVVEFVPEINILRIYRMNISGACRVVCALRHNTTVKTLDMTGVRLKSRWAREFRWVLEQNRTLKEVKLSRCCLKDKGVVYVSAGLFKNKSLESLELDENWFGPAGLEHLLCPLSRFTSLQCQANITLKNLTFGGQRMRIGRGGLEVILGMITTNQSVTRLGICNDHGLGPEDIVIIFRSLEKNASLKRLSLQGCQGVKGEMVLNAILETLQVNPWIEEIDLDGTPLEKAGMTEGIYQRLGQNERSAEPDIDQFKDMPMRAPKSCRVFICGQEYAGKSTVCSSIADNFSSPKLPYINHVRTLVNPIEQAVRPEGMKIKTFNDEGIKISVWNLAGQHELYSLHDLMFPGHGSTSIFIIILSLFKNPNNKESKDPSEVEDDLQYWLRFIVSNSKRALQQCILPNVTIALTHFDKVIQPSQNFQCVAETIQRLRDKFHGFVEFYPTVFTVDAVGNRGFESLFSLFPFVPHW from the exons atggcatCCAACAAAAACCTCAAAGATCTGCAATGGCTTCTGCAGAGGTTGGAGTCAGGAAGCATAAACCTTCAGAATGTTTCCTTCATCCTCTCTCAACCAACTTCAAGCTTTTACCAAGAGACGGAAAGCtccattaaaatacacatttcaaAGGAAAACAAAGATTTCTTCTCATGCCTTCTAACACAACTATCAACAATGTATAATGATAACAACAGTTCCTTAAGAAACATGGAGTTTCATAGAGTGCATTGGAAAGCTGAGTATCTCCAGAGCCTTCGTGCATTGCTCGAAAACAACCCGGGTATTAAGCACATTATGTTTCGGAGAAATGGGTTTGGTTTGGATTGTTTAAGAGAGTTCTCAGAAATCCTGAAAAGGGATTGTAATGTGAAGGAAATTGTGTTTTGCGAGTCGAGTATTGGACCTACAGGAGCTGAGCTGATATCTGAAGCTTTGAAGGTGAATGATAATTTAGAAGAGCTTCAAATATGGGATGATTCAATCGGGTTAAAAGGTGCAGAAGAGATTTCGAAGATGATTGAAGTTAATACATCTTTAAAACTATTGACTGTCTTTGATTCAAGCTCATTAACGGCAATCCCGTTAATTTCAGCTTGTTTAGCTAGGAATAGAGATATGGAAGTGCACATTTGGAGCAAGGAAAAAGGGGAAAGAAGTACTAAAGTAGTGGAATTTGTGCCTGAAATCAACATTCTCAGAATTTACAGGATGAACATATCAGGTGCTTGCAGGGTGGTTTGTGCTCTAAGGCATAATACTACCGTCAAAACGCTCGATATGACCGGAGTGAGGTTAAAATCACGGTGGGCGAGGGAATTTAGATGGGTATTAGAGCAGAATAGAACTCTTAAAGAGGTGAAACTTTCAAGATGTTGTCTTAAAGATAAAGGGGTGGTATATGTATCAGCAGGATTGTTTAAAAATAAAAGCTTAGAAAGTTTGGAACTTGATGAAAATTGGTTTGGTCCAGCAGGTTTAGAGCATTTGTTATGCCCATTAAGCAGATTTACATCACTTCAATGCCAAGCAAATATTACACTGAAAAATCTTACCTTTGGAGGGCAGCGAATGAGGATAGGCAGAGGAGGGCTAGAGGTGATCTTAGGGATGATCACGACCAATCAGAGTGTGACACGTCTTGGGATTTGCAATGATCACGGATTAGGGCCAGAAGACATTGTTATAATCTTTAGAAGTTTGGAGAAAAATGCCTCCTTGAAGCGTTTGTCGTTGCAGGGTTGTCAAGGAGTGAAGGGAGAAATGGTATTGAATGCTATTTTGGAGACTTTGCAAGTGAACCCTTGGATTGAGGAAATTGACCTTGATGGAACACCATTGGAGAAGGCAGGAATGACAGAAGGAATTTATCAGAGATTAGGTCAGAATGAAAGGTCGGCTGAACCAGATAtagatcagttcaaagatatgcCAATGAGAGCACCCAAAAGTTGCAGGGTATTTATATGTGGACAAGAATATGCAG GTAAAAGCACAGTTTGCAGTTCCATAGCTGATAATTTTTCATCTCCCAAGCTGCCATACATAAACCATGTCCGGACTTTGGTGAACCCAATTGAGCAAGCAGTTAGACCAGAAGGAATGAAAATTAAAACATTCAATGATGAAGGAATAAAAATTTCAGTATGGAACCTGGCTGGACAGCATGAGCTCTATTCCTTGCATGATCTCATGTTCCCTGGCCATGGAAGCACGTCAATTTTCATCATCATATTGAGTCTGTTTAAGAATCCTAACAACAAAGAGAGCAAAGACCCATCTGAAGTTGAAGACGACTTACAATATTGGCTTAGGTTCATAGTTTCTAACTCAAAAAGGGCTCTCCAGCAATGTATTCTTCCTAATGTCACCATTGCTCTAACACACTTCGACAAAGTAATTCAGCCATCCCAGAATTTTCAGTGTGTTGCGGAGACAATCCAAAGACTCAGAGATAAGTTCCATGGGTTTGTTGAGTTTTATCCAACAGTATTTACAGTAGATGCTGTTGGAAATAGAGGCTTTGAGAGCCTTTTTTCTTTGTTtccatttgtcccacattggtga